The segment CCGTACTGTTCATCCTGGGCTGGCGGACCCGCGTCATGTCCGTCCTCTTCGCCGTCGTGGTGATCTCGTTCCACGCGAGGTCGATCTTCATGACGGACGGGGGCGACAACCTGGTCCTGCTGATGGCCGTGTACCTCGTCCTGACCGCGTGTGGTCGGCACTGGTCCCTGGACGCACGCCGCGACCGGCGCAAGTCGGCTCGTGCGGGCGACGTGCCCGAGCTGGTGCGGGGCTTGTACGCGCAGGAACTCCGCCACGCCCGCGTCACCTTGACCACCGTGGTGCACAACTGCGGCGTCTTCGTCATCGCCGCACAGGTCTGCTTCCTCTACGGATCGGCGGGCCTGTACAAGGTCCAGGGTTCCACCTGGGGCGGCGGCACCGCTCTGCACTACGCGCTGAACCTCGAACTGTTCCAGCCCTGGCCCGCGCTCTCCCACCTCGTAGACGATTTCCCGATGGTGATCGCCATCACCGGCTACGTCACGGTGCTCGTCCAGGTCGCCTTCCCGTTCGTACTCTTCGGCCGGCTCAAGTATCCCGTTCTTGCTGTGCTGCTCGGGATGCACATCGGCATCGCCGTACTCATGGGGCTGCCGCTCTTCTCCGGCGCGATGATCATCGCGGACGCCGTGTTCCTGCCCGACCGCTTCTACACCTTCCTGCCCCGACTGTGGCGCCGTGCGGCACGGCGCACCGGAATGCGGCAGGCGGCACCCGGCCGGGCCACAGGATCGGGATCCGTACCCGCACAGGGAAGACCGGAGCTACCCGCCCCGCAGGACCAGGTCGTTCCGAGTGGAGGGTAAAAGCGGTTCAGTCCACGCGATGGGCCCTGTGGCGGACTTCCCGGAGGCTGACCTCGGACGGGAGACGGTCCAGGCCTGCCGAGTCCCGTGCGCGTGCGAGCGTCTCCCGGCCGAGCCGCCCCAGGGTCTGCCGCGGTTGCGCGTCAGGCTCCAGCCAGAGGCGCACCCGCGCGACGCTATGGCGCCGCGTAGGTGGTGCGGGAGGAGTCCCCAAGAGGTCTAGACAACAATGAGCCCCAGGTCGCTGACCTGGGGCTTCATGCAAGAGCGGATGACGGGAATCGAACCCGCGCTATAAGCTTGGGAATCACCCGGCACTTGGGCGTGCATATACCCTCTGACCTGCCGGAATGTTCGGTAGCGGACCTGTCCCGGCCGCTTCTGCGAGCCCCTTGTCGACCGCTGTTCACCGCCCCGACTGGCACGTTGTGGCACGGCGCGGGCGTCGCCGACGCCGTTTCCCCCTGTCGTAGCCCTATGCGTCGACCGCAGCAGGGCCGAGGGAGTCGATGTCCTCCATGAAGGACAGCATCCGGGCGTTGACCACGTCGGGGTGGTCGATCTGCGGGCCGTGCCCCGTCGCGGTGATGATCTCGGCGCGGGCTCCGGGAACAAGGCGCGGAACGCGTTCCAGCTGCCGCTTGGGGTGTACGAGCAG is part of the Streptomyces sp. NBC_00250 genome and harbors:
- a CDS encoding HTTM domain-containing protein; the protein is MGAAHQWLLGQVSTLWALLTGRPVSLYAASVLRIGYGLLYLVFLLREFPHRGEIWGPDSPWTPALAEQLFEQTGWNSVLILSDSPAYFEFCYAMAVVTSVLFILGWRTRVMSVLFAVVVISFHARSIFMTDGGDNLVLLMAVYLVLTACGRHWSLDARRDRRKSARAGDVPELVRGLYAQELRHARVTLTTVVHNCGVFVIAAQVCFLYGSAGLYKVQGSTWGGGTALHYALNLELFQPWPALSHLVDDFPMVIAITGYVTVLVQVAFPFVLFGRLKYPVLAVLLGMHIGIAVLMGLPLFSGAMIIADAVFLPDRFYTFLPRLWRRAARRTGMRQAAPGRATGSGSVPAQGRPELPAPQDQVVPSGG